The nucleotide sequence agagaggagagagagagagagagagagagagagagagagagagacctacataaatttattattaataagagttaagaaaataatgtaaacaCTTCAAAACAAATATAATCTTTAACTGGAAACGGAAACGCTGTAATTTGcagatatgaataaataaacctgTGTGTGTAAAAGTCAGGTGGAGAGGAGTGTTTCATCTTCAAGAGGGCTGACcttttaggaaagaaaaaatgtgtggTGACGCAGCCCCATGGTGTTGTTGGCGTGGTCTTGTCCATCCCGCACCTCACCATtccagctgactgactgactgacatcaCCACGCAGCTCAGCTCCCTATCTGAAACACTAGGTTTTcagcaggactgttttcaaagcacttctgctgactgactgacagcaCCACGCACCTCACCttcctattctgaaacactaggctttcatcaggactgttttcaaaggtctcagaggtgttagtcgggttctcatagGTGTTTTTCCATTTAACATTGTAAAaatttgttaaactatcactacaattACGAAAACACCTTAGAGTCCCAATACTTTCATTAGATTCCGTGAAACGCAACCAGATGAAGTGCTCATGTATTTTTTCCACTTAGTGCTGTAAAATCCTAGTCAgattatcactagaattatgaaaacatctTATAAAATTACAATAGTTTCCATTAGAGCCTGTGAAACGTAGCCGAGATGAAAGGATGAGGTGTTTAAGAGTACGGGCCTCAGTCAGTCTCGCTAACCATAAGATCCACAAGTCTGACCTTTACGTAACTGCTTGCAACTCGAGATAAGGTGCTCTTGTGTTGTTGGGAGAGAGTGGGTAATGATTCTCTATGTTCTATCTGTGCGTTGGTGTTGGCAGTGTTGGTTTTCATGTGttaggggggagggaaaggtttAGGTACGTAACTTGAGACCTCTGGTGGTGTAGAGTTAAACGAGGGAATTATTGTACAGTCTTGCATTATTAAAAAGGACATGTTACAAGTGTGTTGAGTCGTAAGGAtgtttgtataaaaaaatgaatgccttttttttcggagtatGAAGGTTGAAATAATCTttaatggataaaaaaagagaaaaagttgagctatatgtatgagagagagagagagagagagagagagagagagagagagagagagagagagagagagagagataataatgatgtgATAACTTAATggagatgaatgaaaatgagagagagagagagagagagagagagagagagagagagagagagagagagagagagagagagagagagagagagagagcattgaagTATTGTTGTGTTGATGTGCacaagtagaagaaaagttACGACTATTTACTGCAAGTCTGTGTCATTCACGCCATTACGGGGCGAGgggcgaggcagggagggagggaaggttgcCACTACCAAGCAAAGAACATGAGCTGCGGGTGCCATGGTGGTgatatagtgatgatgatggtgatgacgatagAAATAGTAGTCATGACAAAgacgacgataatgatgatgatgacgacaatgacgacaacaacaacaacattagtaataataataataataatcctgtgAACATACGGTCTATTATAAAGTCAataaggagagatgagaagtgaatgAACCATAGTTACCATagttacaataataaaaactcaataagagagaaagtaacATAAAGGAAAAGTATGCAGTGTTAAATATATTACCACGTTCTACAAAATATGTTTGACAGAAAAACTCGTCTGTTAGttcatataaaagaaaaaggaataatacATTAATTACGAACTAACGTTTACAGTCCTAATCAGTGCTAACACTAACATTAAGACTAACTTGAATACCGTACAAGGCGATGGTTAGCAATCAGGATGCAGGCCCATAGTAAACAGGATAGGCTAAACGGTGTCCGGCTTAAGCTTCATAAAGTCAGACTTGGTAGAAGCATGAAGAAACTAATATTCAAACAGAGAGCTCGATCACAGCCACAGACTccgtaatcaggctgttagtgccgagtcaatagggaatttttaaaagaagataagataaatttatgaataagGATGATTGATGGATCTCGGTATGTTTTAGACAGGGAGTGTAGACTTAGTGACTTCCTATAGCTTCTCTTCCTGACCcccctatcctcctcttccttctctttcaagttcagctttctttatgttcttatgttcatgaCTTCTAACCCGTATCCTCCTCCCTCAGGTTACCGTCGCATCCTAATCTCAGAGGTGGTGGGCACGTGGCTGTGTCCTTGTGGGTCATCACGATGCCGCGTCCGCCCTCACTCCTCCGCCCACGCCCCAGCACGCCATGATCCATCCCCGGCCCCGCTCACGCCCGCCTCGTCAGCGCCGCCCGTCCTCCCCATGCCGCAACCGGTAACCAAGATGAGCGGGTCTGGCCTCACGCTGGAGTACTGCGAGCGAGGGGGCGGCCGCGCGGGACCCACTTGGAGGACCCGCACGGTGGCCCTCATGCATCCTGCCAACGAGATGGTCGTGGCGTGGCACCAGGCGATACGCGGCCTGCTTAGTGGTGGGTGtcggggtgagggagggggaggagggagggatgggaagtgaggggtgagaggtgaagggaaaagtTTGCACACAGAACAAAAGAAGTTATGTATAAAGAGGGAGGATACaggaatgaacacacacacacacacacacacacacacacacacacacacacacacacacacacacacacacacacacacacaccgaaaatTCCAGTCAtacgaagataagaaaaaaaaatgaaagaaaatcataacaaactaataacaaaaaaatccttTAACACGTTAATCCCACCTTATCATCTCCATTCCGTgtgtctgtttatatatttccttatctttctctgcCACTACATAACTGCACTGAATACCTCTTACCTCACTAGTCTTATCGCGTGTTCCTTACACTGCTGTTGCATCCCGCGGCCCTCTCTTTATTTCAGCGGCGCCGTGCTCTGCCCCTTATCTCTTATCTTTATAATCTGCAGTACAGTACCCGCCCACCCTTCTATTATCCCAGCTTCTCacctctcttatctcctttctaTTCCGTCTCCCTTATCACCTCGTTCTTATTAGTCTCCGCTACTTTATCACGTCAtgctttacttctctttctcttcttttcccttctcatgtttctcttctgTACCATATCGTGTATCgccttattttcattccctttattAGATTATAACGTCGTAGTTTCTCTGTCTCCtcgcctctcttctctcttttacttcctctcctctcctttcctctcttctcgtctcctttcctcatctctgTATTGatcctttttctccccctctctctgccTTAAGTGGGgattggggagggggaggaggaagaggaggaggaggaggaggaggagcaggaggaggaggagggggaggagaaaaccaataagatgaaaagataagggAATTTCCTCTTATCATTCATAGGTGTTGAGTGAGGGtggcaactgtgtgtgtgtgtgtgtgtgtgtgtgtgttctcttcccCTTTGTTGTCTATTGATTTCAGAGGAATTTtgtaagacgagagagagagagagagagagagagagagagagagagagagagagagagagagagagagagagagaattgtgatgagaatgataaaaaatgaaCTGCACACAaacgcgcgctcacacacacacacacacacacacacacacacacacacacacacacacacacacacacacacacacacacacacacacacacacacacacacactcaaagatTCCTTCGTATTGATTTCCACATTTTTTGGCACAAAcccagaaagaaaattaagattttAGGTGGTAATGACCCTAAGGAAGTCGTgtctggactctctctctctctctctctctctctctctctctctctctctctctctctctctctctctctctctctctctctctctctctctctctctctctctctctcattattccaccaccatcactgtcctCATTATGATACAGGTCACGTCCTCTTTTCtattgacaccaccaccactataacaccgccaccatcaccaccaaagaCCCCTACATACACTATTAAAAAGAACTTCAAAATAATTCATGCTAAAGTATAAGAGTAATAGCTAAAAATATTAACTAACCATGTTCCTCGTCCTTTCCCTCGTCACCAGGCCTTCGTCAGCGCCCCCGTCggctgctggtggtgatcaACCCAGTAGGCGGCAAGAAGCAGGCCTCGAGCATATACAAGAGGAAGGTGATGCCGCTGTTCCGACGTGCTGAGGTGGAGGCAAGAGTGGTGaaggtgagtgagcgagtgggtGCATCCTCACGCTCCTGCCTGCTTCATCATTCACCTCTATCTCCTCTTgccccactccttcctcctcctcctcctcctcctcctcctcctcctcctcctcctcctcctcctcctcctcctccttcactccttcctctgcctcctctgtctcctcacTCATCCTGTCCTCAATCTATCTCGTGACTTCCCTTcgcttgttttctcttcccctgCTTGCctcattctctgtctctctccctctcctctggcTTTTGGTATACTTaagtttttctcttattttttttcctgtgtgaaaaaaaaggaaaaaggaaggagtacTTAAAACAtgggaagaataataataataagaagaaaagagggaaaatctCGTTTGATTGCCACTTctttcccccccaaaaaaactgaCGTAAAAAGGGTCTCAGTGCActtataaaaggaagaagaaaatatgaaaaaaaaaaaaaaagaaaccttaGTGGCTGGAAATCGTTCCCGCGGTCATGTGTTGTTTTTCTGTAGGGTGAGTAACCGCCTACGTAACAATCAGCTGCGTGGACTACTCGGCTAGATGAAAATTATGGAAGCTCTGACGGATGTGACGATGAACACATGCCAGTCAGGCGTCAGGATGAGAGGAGCTGTCGATTTCCTGTGGCGTCGAGAAGTTACTGTTATACTTTGcgtgaatttttatttatttattttttcattatcacttaacaactTTATGGACACCTATCTTTAATAGTTATGTAATAGAGGTAATGAAAAAATttaattccttttttctcccctgttctttctttttctttttcttttttttttacatgtcgagaaaaaaaaatacaaaattggtctgtattatcttttttttgtgtacttttttttttttttatgttagttgAAGAGTCTCTTAATGAAATAGTTATATAGtcgagaagaagataaaaaaaacgtacttatattttttctctctcattttcttttatgtgtttaaAATACAAGACTGACTCTCTCTTTTGTCCACATCCATGCAAAACCAAGTTAACAAAAGAAATACGACTTCAGTAAAAAGGTCAACATAACAAGAAATTCTCCGGTATGTGCGTGCCTGTGTCTCTGGTTAGGAAACTCACACGAATGACACTATTGGTTTACGCCACTCCCGCCGCCGCTGCAAGATATTTATGTAGCCAATTTTTCAATAAGTAAAGGTTGTTGCGCGCACTGCCACCGTGGAGTGTGTGGCCGGAGTGCCTTGGGCTGCAAGAGAGATTTACGGGGGTTGTTTGTTTCATGGCtgctttagttttttttgttgAGGATGAGAGCTTAATTTTTCATAAAGGCAaggtctgtctatctatctatctatctatctatctatctatctatctatctacctatttatctatctacgtatctgtctatctctatatttctatctatctacgaaATACTCGGTAGTAATCAACgaacggcacacacacacacacacacacacacacacacacacacacacacacacacacacacacacacacacacacacaatacggtCTCCATgacactctttcctcctcctacattttAACTCGAGTCAAAATCTCTTCCTCACCTACCCGCCCAACATCATCGCCGCGTGTGTCGTGCTGCTTGAGTGTCCTGCCtttcaagttattttttttccctgagaAGCGTGATTTGTGTGAGTGAACCCGCCGCTGAGGGTCACTCTGCCGGCCCGGTATTGAACCTCGTCCCGGCGAGTCCTGCGCCAGCGTCGGGGGAGCGTGACCTTCAGGTTTAAGAGCAGTGTCAAGGTGTTCGCTCTGCCCGTTTGTTTTTGGCAAATAAATGGAACggctggaaaagagaaagagaaataacggCGGTGAAATGTAGTGAAATAAAGGtagatatttgtttattttactttgttaTGTTGAAAATAACTACTAAGATTCAGATGTTCGTGTCTGTTTCCAGGTTGAGTGTTTTGTGTAATTTTTAGGTTATGTGATAAGTGTGATGGTGAGTGTGGGTATGAAACACGGTGCCCCTTCGGAATACATTATTCACAAGTAGAGGAGAGTCTCGTATTGATCTGGCGCGTGCATGAATCACCACAGATCCTTCTCTGGCCGctgcacgccacgccacgcacaGCATCTTGCCGTCATCCCACGCGTCTCACTGCACTGACACACAGACACCCCTTCAGTGGGTTAACTGTGCACTCAGTGTGAAACATGAGCCTATGCTAAGAATGTAAGCTTTCTCAAACTAACGGTAAATTATAACAGTGAAACCAATTACGAGGAAATAAATCATGCACTTTTTATAATGTTAGTGAGCCAAAGTAAGCACGGCGCTGCACAGCCTTGAGGAATTCTCCATCGGCATGTGAGAACAAACAAACTCGGGATGAGCCAGCTGCGAGCCCCAGCCTGGCACTGCTGCTTGGTGACCTTGAAGAGGCACACTtctatctcccctctcctctctcctccctacaCAGACCGAGCACCGCGGCCACGCTCAGGAGCTGATGGAGGACGAGGCCAATCTGGAGGGCATGGAcggtgtggtggcggtggggggCGACGGGCTGGTCAACGAGGTGGTGATGGGCCTCATGCTGGTGGCGTGCCGCAGGGCGGGCATCAATCCTCATGACCCACAGGTGCAGCTGCCCGCCACACCCCTCAGGCTGGGCATCATTCCCGGTGAGGCCCCGCAAGGCACAGCCGCCTAGCGTGGTTGTACTTTGGGTCTTATTTCTGATGATATCTAGATGATGGTTTGCCTGTAGCCAGAATAGAGTAATGACTCGTTGTGTGCTTGTCCCTCAACTCGTGTTTCTGCCGCAGGAGGAAGCACGGATGCCCTCTGCCACAGCACGCACGGCACCAGCGATGTGGTCACAGCAGCACTGCACATTATTATGGGTAGGTCACCgtcgcttctcttctcttcagtgTACTCATAAGGGCGTGTCATGTGTGCTAGACTTGTACTATTTACTGTGTTTGTACTCAGACGACTAAAGCATGATCACTCTGTGCAGGTGACAGCCGGCAGGTGGACGTGGCCTCCGTGCACCGCGACGACCAGCTGCAGCACGTGGCCACCACTATGGTGTCCTACGGCTACTTCGGGGACCTCCTCAGGACTTCAGAGAGGTGGCGCAAATTGGGGCCGACCCGATACCTGCTGTCCGGCGTGCTTCAGCTGTTCCGGAACCGCTTCTATGAGGGCCAGCTGAAGGTTCGTGCACCTGCCACGCCTCTGGCACAACCTTACGACGTGAACATTTGCAGCGACCGATGCAACGTGTGCACCAAGGCGGCGGCGTGCTCACCCACGCCCGGAGAATGGCTCCAGGTGAGGCCCACCGCCCATGCCTCAGAAAGGGCATTGTATGTAATATTGCTCCCGTGTAATTTATGTTTTTGCCAGGCTGTCAGCAGCAGAGCTACTGTACCACAAATAATGACATTCTATTTTGTCACTTAATGACATCGCGCCTCGCTGCCTCTACAGTTCACAGGTCGGTGGAGCATCGTGACGTCAGCGGTGACATCTTGTGCATGTCGCTTGAGTCCTCACGGTGTGTCTCCGGCGGCGCACCTCGGGGACGGCTGCGCAGATCTCGTGCTGGTGGCGGGCAGATCCAGGTGCCACACGCTGAGCTACCTCTTCCGCACCGCATTCACCGGCAATGCTGTGAGTCCCTCTCTGCATACACGCCATTACTCTTCATCTCATTCACTCACAATTATCTTCTTTCGCTCTCTTCATTTTAATCACAGATAATTAACTCCTTTCACTCTCCATTTCATTCACTGATGatttcctcctttcaccctCTTCATTTCATTCACTGTCGAGATCCTTTTTTCACACTCATCTCATTTACTTACAATTATCTTTCagtctctttattttattcactcctaattttctcctttcacaTTCTTCCAAATTCCTTTACCATCTGTCTCCACTTCTCTTGATTAACTGACACTGCAGAATCATCCACAAACAGCAGCTGAGTCACTCCTCTCTCCATCAGCAGCATCCACTCATAATATCCTATTCCAAATTCCTCTGCCTGCATTTTTGCATTGTCTGAAACAGCCAAAATGAGACAGTAGTGACGCCCTCTTCTCTCCACAGCTGAGTCTGGATCATGTCACCTTCCATCGTGCGCAGGAGGTGGTCTTTACACCCAAGGCAGGAGCCGCGGAGTCTTCCTGGAACTGTGATGGAGAGCTGCTGACGGAGCCAAAACTGAGGCTGAGGTAAGCTTGAGTCGGGTCCTCACTATTTCTTGGTTTGAACCATATTCCAGGTCGCTGTTTTTCATGAGTCTTTTCCAGgtgtttttgtattgtatttcacTGATTCCTTTGCCTCTCATATGTCTTTCTTAATGAAgtcttttaactttttcttaGGTCAAAAAGACtgaacacgtacacacacacacaaactaaacCCAGGATTCTGATAATGTAAAGAAATACTTGAATGTCAAAAATGGGGTGCAAGTAATGGTTGTGGTTTTCCCTGACAGAGTGCACTGCCAGCGGGTGGGGCTGTTCAGCAGGGGCGTGGAGGCCGTCAATGAGGACCCCTCCAAGACCCCCGCGCCGGCTAAGACTGTGGCAGTGTAACACATCCCTCCTGGACCAAATCTTAGTGATAAGCTTGTATTGGTTTTGGTTCACAGCCAAGGCTGCTACCAGCAATCTCAACATAGATCGCTGTTACCAGAATGCTGCCTGTTTTGAATTACTACATGTCATATACATTCCAGGCTGTCTGTCTAGATGCATAGGTTAGGGTAGGGAGGTAGGTAGGTGTATGGATGGATTGACAGACAAGAGATATATAAATAGTTAAATATATGAATGGATAAACTGAAAGACTGATAAAGATAGACaaattgacagacagatagatagacacaagTAGATGTATTTTTGCCATGACAGAACATAAGATACGTGCCATTGGAGCTTGGATTTTAAGATTGAATCACTATGTGCCTGCTGCATCTCAGAGCTCGTGCTCCCGAGGCAGGAGCTCTCCTGAGTGTTTGAGCTGCCCTGGCAAAAATATGTGTATCTACTGACTTctgtagatggatagatagatacagacagacaagcagataaatggatagatgtaTAGGTGTAGggatagactgattgatagatagagcCTGTAAATAGCAAATCTATATATTTTGTTAAGTTGGCAGTGAGTGACGGAATGTTTGGGTGCCCAGCAACATTCCTGGTGATAGCAAGGTGCCGCTGCTCACACAGATGATATAGATTGgtatttatatgtatgtatgtatgtatgttagctTCCCACAGatgacaaatatatatatatatatattttcactaTAATTAAATGAGACATACGTGTCTAAACCCGATAGCGTCAGGACCAATGCCACACAGAAACGTAACTGTTGCACAACAACAGCACACTTGATTGACGCTATGACTGTACTGTACTGCACGATGTTCCTGTCACAATACTTGTAGAAACAAACACCTTGCATCACTGTGAGGTCCAAAACACAGACTGTAATCTGCTACTTAATCCTGTCCCTCTCCAACATAAAAAACAATATATGTGTGTTAAAGATAAAAtgtttccatccttcctttacCTGCATGGACTACTTGGATAGTTAGTATGATGTAATTGCAgagacatcaacaacaataactaccaccactaccaatagtaaacttttgattttatttattttttcatctatttccagaatttaccagaaaagggatataaaagagtaaaaatacaGTTAAACTCTTAAATAATGAGATGAACAGCATAGGGATGAAAGTAAAGTCTTTTGTGGTGAGGCcacgaaagggagagaggtaTGCAGTCAGCAAGTTCACATAAACATggaaataacagtagaagatagcgAGAGATGCAATGTTGTGGTAATGAGTGAGACAATCAAGACAATCTATTAGGAGCGAGTTGATGACATGAAAAGCTTTAgaatacatggacggataaagcctcTGCCATCTGCAACACAAAActtcagagaggagagagagagagaagtaaataaaacacagataaatagaaaaggtgatatgatgaaagaagtaagaaatgtATAATACTCTTATATTTCAAGAAAGTAGAAACAGACATAACATATGAAAAGGAGTCCAGGTgcaagggaatggagggaacaGAAGTGGGAAGGGATTGAATGggggaaggatgaaaaggagtagGAGACAGGTGTGTAAAAGAAATATTCACCAcaacctcctctcttcctctgattCTTCACTTACTCCTCACCCTTGCTACTTATATTTATTCTATAGGTCTGGTCATGTTAAATTTGGGCAGAGTATGTTTGGTTGTTGTCAGGTGTGGCCTGGGAAGATTTGGTTGTCTTCAGGTTTGGCCCAGGGAGATTTGGTCATGTCAGGTCAGTCAGGTCAGGTGACTCCGTTTGTGGGTCCTACTTGTTTCTTCACAAGGAACAGTCTGAGGGAGTCACCATCCTTGAGCTGGGCTACGATGAACTGTGCAGCAAAGGATTCCCCATCATACAGTTCTCCGGCAATGAACTGATGATGAGGGATTCCCTATCATAGTATTCTGTGTAATAGTCCCTAAGATTGTATTCACCAAAGGGAGACTGGCCATTAGAAGACTCAGGTATGTGAAATTTGGCCATGGGAGTCTTGTCCTGAGGGGGCGTGCACCCCATTGTGGGCATGGACTGCTCATCGCCTGGCGGCCCACTACCGAGCCTGTTCCCAGACCCTCTTGGCAGCCTTGGCCCAGCAAACATTACTGCGCCTTGGCGTGCTGTACCTTTCTGTAGTCAAATTTCTCTCTGAAAAGAACAATTTTTATCTGAATTGTTTTGTTTAATCTTGATTTAAGTAGGTGCAGGACACATCACTCCAGTGTATGTCTGCTTCGTGCTTCGCTTCACATCACCAGTAGCCACCACTGGTTATTCCAGTGTGAAAGGATCTGTAACTGCaagcacatgagagagagagagagagagagagagagagagagagagagagagagtcaacataTTTCTTCCTGTAACTAATATCTTTTATGATGGTCATTAGTGTAATCTGAAATCCATAAAGCTGTACCAGACATTTTTCCCTTCGTTACTGTAGTCACCTGGGAAATGATCCAGAACtgtaattatatttttattgtcttaaaatatatttttgtacATTAGGAGGAAAGAAGCTTCTCAAATTTCAAAGGAGAAGCAAAGGTTGTCAGTAATGTTTGAAAAATAAGGCCTTTAGTTTCTTTATTTGTGAAAATAAGACACCTCCTTGGATGTGCAGAAAAGGATTGGATAAATTCGTATAATAACAAATATTGCTTTCATTTCAAACACAGTAATTGGTTAAAGTGACACCCAGTCTTCATATGGTATAAGATCACTTTCCATCACATTTTGGTCTGTTCAACCAATGGGATTAAACAATTTTCTTGATTTGATATTACAACCAAAATTAACTTAATTAcctaaataatagtaatatggaAAACCCTTCAATAGACAAACTGATATTTTCTACACATTTAACATTAATAAACTTTATAGAGTATACCAAATAATAGGCACAATTTTAATACCAAAGAAAAGTTTAGGAACACAttgaaagatggagaaaaaaaaaaaaagtgtagagagCCAAACATTGAGTGAGGAGTGGCAACTTCCACCAGAAAGTGTGCTGCAGCAGCTTCTCCCACCAGAAAGTGTGCTGCGGCAGCTTCACTCACCACTAAGAGTGTTGCAGCAGCTTCACTCACCAACATTACCAGTTTGCAGTGAGCACAAGGAGATGGTTTTccatcacacaaacacaacattcAGTTACTCTCCTCAaaatatggaaatagaaaacacaCTATAAAAGacatttgttttttatattgCCATTATGCTTCAGTGAAAATTTAGTAATTATATGTAATATACCAAAGACATGTTTTGGTAAAGTACCCATATAATATGTaacatggaaaataaaacaaacaaacacaaacaataaacaaatcatGTTAAATGCAGTTTTTGAgaatacaaaaaagaatacTTACAACCTGAAGGAAAAACTGTGGACAGTAACACTGTCTAAAACCAACTGTGAGATACTGTTGCTGGATGGCACCATGCAGCCTCACTGTACCAGACCTGCTGCACCAACGAGAGGCTTTACtcacccacaacacacaccgGTAGGCATTCCTATACATGAACATGAGTATTTAGAAAAGCTTGTTGAAAAAGATGCTAGTACTTGGGTCCTTTCAGTGCCTTGAATTGTTATGCTTCAATGGCAATTTTGCAGTTGTTGGGAAATTTAGTGATTTTAAAGCTACAAGTGCAATAAGCAGCTATTATCACACTTCAGATTCCATAGAGCAACATCaaataaatgttgaaaataAACTCCTAATACATGAGCTGTTATAGCCCAATGGTGTAGGCACGTCCATTCGGGTTGTGGATAGAGATGATCTGAGGAGCAGTGATGCACCACTCGTACCACACGTTCTTCCTGTTCGTACACCGCCAGAAGTGCACCTCCATGATGTCCCCCTGATGCACTCCTACTGGTTCCTGCAACAGAAGGTGATGCA is from Scylla paramamosain isolate STU-SP2022 chromosome 9, ASM3559412v1, whole genome shotgun sequence and encodes:
- the LOC135103378 gene encoding ceramide kinase-like isoform X1, whose product is MHLQGTFYILKKRCKVTLTEQCISWIPEGSPECYRRILISEVVGTWLCPCGSSRCRVRPHSSAHAPARHDPSPAPLTPASSAPPVLPMPQPVTKMSGSGLTLEYCERGGGRAGPTWRTRTVALMHPANEMVVAWHQAIRGLLSGLRQRPRRLLVVINPVGGKKQASSIYKRKVMPLFRRAEVEARVVKTEHRGHAQELMEDEANLEGMDGVVAVGGDGLVNEVVMGLMLVACRRAGINPHDPQVQLPATPLRLGIIPGGSTDALCHSTHGTSDVVTAALHIIMGDSRQVDVASVHRDDQLQHVATTMVSYGYFGDLLRTSERWRKLGPTRYLLSGVLQLFRNRFYEGQLKVRAPATPLAQPYDVNICSDRCNVCTKAAACSPTPGEWLQFTGRWSIVTSAVTSCACRLSPHGVSPAAHLGDGCADLVLVAGRSRCHTLSYLFRTAFTGNALSLDHVTFHRAQEVVFTPKAGAAESSWNCDGELLTEPKLRLRVHCQRVGLFSRGVEAVNEDPSKTPAPAKTVAV
- the LOC135103378 gene encoding ceramide kinase-like isoform X2, whose translation is MNGLIEGYRRILISEVVGTWLCPCGSSRCRVRPHSSAHAPARHDPSPAPLTPASSAPPVLPMPQPVTKMSGSGLTLEYCERGGGRAGPTWRTRTVALMHPANEMVVAWHQAIRGLLSGLRQRPRRLLVVINPVGGKKQASSIYKRKVMPLFRRAEVEARVVKTEHRGHAQELMEDEANLEGMDGVVAVGGDGLVNEVVMGLMLVACRRAGINPHDPQVQLPATPLRLGIIPGGSTDALCHSTHGTSDVVTAALHIIMGDSRQVDVASVHRDDQLQHVATTMVSYGYFGDLLRTSERWRKLGPTRYLLSGVLQLFRNRFYEGQLKVRAPATPLAQPYDVNICSDRCNVCTKAAACSPTPGEWLQFTGRWSIVTSAVTSCACRLSPHGVSPAAHLGDGCADLVLVAGRSRCHTLSYLFRTAFTGNALSLDHVTFHRAQEVVFTPKAGAAESSWNCDGELLTEPKLRLRVHCQRVGLFSRGVEAVNEDPSKTPAPAKTVAV